CGACGACGGTTATGCGCGCGCCACGCTGCCGCGGGCAGAAATCCGCATCGACACGGCCGAAGCGAAGGCCTCCTTGACCTTGCACTTCACGCCCGGTCCTCTGACCACAATCGGCGACGTGCACATCGGCATCCGGCCAGTCAACGGAAAGGCCGCCTGGGTGGACTCGTCGGACGTGGCGCGACTGCTCAATATCCAACCCGGTGACCGCTTCAGTGCGCGCGCTATTCTGGAGGCGCAGCGAGCCCTGTATCGCTCGGAGGCCTTTCGCTTGGTGTTGGTGGATACGGTCACGCCGGACAGCACGCGGGCGGACAGCCTGCTGGATCTGCGTGTGACCGTGGCCGAGGCCAAGACGCACTCGGCGCGGCTGGGCATCGGCTGGGCCACGCTGGAGTGCGGCCGTGCGCAGGCTCGTCTGACCGACCGGGGCTTTCTTGGTGTCGGTCGTCGTGTGGAGCTCAACATGCGGGCGTCCAAGCTCGGGTTGGCGTCGCCAACTGACGTGGCCAGCGGTCTGTGCTCGGATGCCCTGCGCGAAGATCCGTACAGCGCCGACACCATCGGCGTGAACTACTACGTGGGCACCACGCTGTCGAATTCGCGGTTGTTCGGATTGCCGGTGATGCCCATGCTGTCGGTGTACAGCGAGCGGCGCAGTGAGCCGTTTGCCTATCTGCGTGAAACCACGATCGGTGCCCTGGCCGAGTTCACGCGCAGCTTCACGCCGCGCCTCGTGGGAACCGTGGGGTTGCAGTACGAGAATGGTCGCACGGACGTGGACCCGGTGGTGTCCTGCACGCGCTTCGGGCAGTGCCGCCCGGAAGAGGTGGTGCTGTCCCTGTTCGGCCGCGGCATCGGCATCGTGAGCACATCGGCGAGTTATGATCGCACGAACGATGTGAGCAATCCGGCGCGAGGCTATCGACTGCGTGGCGAGCTTCGGGCTGGTGAAACCGTGTCGGAGTTGGTGTCCACGGTGCGCTTTTATCGGACGTCGGGTGAGGTGTCGTCGTACCGGCGCGCGCTTGGTGGGGTGATTGGTGGACGTGTGCAGGTGGCGGCCGCCTTTGCGCCGGGCGCCGAGTTGGTGGGCGGTTCGCCGTTGCTGCCGCAGCAGGAGCGTTTGTTCGTCGGCGGTC
The nucleotide sequence above comes from Gemmatimonas sp. UBA7669. Encoded proteins:
- a CDS encoding autotransporter assembly complex protein TamA, producing the protein MTRTLVTRRLSVSRPLPWGWLLLLPVMCLAFARPVVAQTGTRCDAGDRIERVQFEGSPAFDDLTMAMSLVTHEPGFVTRTFGVGTRPCVDTLEVRRDALRLAVLHRQAGWFQAEVVPLLNRRKNGVRVVFQIQPGREATIAEVATTGLPEAPERRRAYDARLESLTGRRFDRNQVDTVIASVVTRLRDDGYARATLPRAEIRIDTAEAKASLTLHFTPGPLTTIGDVHIGIRPVNGKAAWVDSSDVARLLNIQPGDRFSARAILEAQRALYRSEAFRLVLVDTVTPDSTRADSLLDLRVTVAEAKTHSARLGIGWATLECGRAQARLTDRGFLGVGRRVELNMRASKLGLASPTDVASGLCSDALREDPYSADTIGVNYYVGTTLSNSRLFGLPVMPMLSVYSERRSEPFAYLRETTIGALAEFTRSFTPRLVGTVGLQYENGRTDVDPVVSCTRFGQCRPEEVVLSLFGRGIGIVSTSASYDRTNDVSNPARGYRLRGELRAGETVSELVSTVRFYRTSGEVSSYRRALGGVIGGRVQVAAAFAPGAELVGGSPLLPQQERLFVGGQNSVRGYQQNLLGPVTYVVNNVREFTNSEGFSEVEVIPGSSFRAVPRGGTALLVGNLEYRRNFRFIAEQLQVVTFLDAGTLWETSSASFRWQDLRATPGIGLRVITPLGPFRVDIGYRPYGLRAGPALYFAGNESETLAPIMCASPRTGDRDPRDFEDLINCPATFQPPRAGGALSRLVFHFGLGQAF